From a single Nicotiana tabacum cultivar K326 chromosome 8, ASM71507v2, whole genome shotgun sequence genomic region:
- the LOC107812548 gene encoding protein STRUBBELIG-RECEPTOR FAMILY 6-like isoform X1, translating to MSLVVIQIMVVALLFVNSHSFANADTDPSDASALRVMYSSLNSPAQLTNWNSSDGSDPCGEFWKGITCSGNRVTEIQISGLGLSGSMGYQLTSLTSVTNFDISNNNLGNQIPYQLPPNVQRLNLAANGFTGGLPYSISQMTSLQYLNVSHNQIQGELNDMFGSLSSLNTLDISFNSMTGKLPQSFQSLTSMKKIYLQNNQFTGNIDVLANLPLDNLSLENNQFTGAIPEKLKGILQKSNSNTGSSGPAPPPPPGTTPPNHKSGGNGSPSSGGGSSDRNEKSGIDSRGVAGIVISVSAVGAVAVFFIIKKRHRKSSTDIEKLDVQPFSLDSQEGQEMKISQNSSTTSMKAVETPSAMTLRPPPINHHKSFDGDTISEKHIVPQNKTHTAQMNVVQYSFADLQMATDRFTDEKLIGEGFIGSVYRAHFDNGEVLTVKKINSPEPRNPEVFQNMVSDISRLHHPNVTELVGYCSEHEQHLLIYEFYRNGSLHDFLHRIDEEDSTQLTWDSRLKIALGTARALEYLHEVCSPSLVHKNIKSENILLDTDLNPHLSDSGLANLVADVDQGLNHNTESGYGAPEAAISGKCTAKSDVYSFGVVMLELFSGRKPFDSSRPRSEQSLVRWATPQLHDIDALEQIVDPALDGLYSVKSLSRFADVIALCVQPEPEFRPPMSEVVQALVRLVQRANLSKRLHGIDQD from the exons ATGAGCTTGGTGGTGATCCAAATAATGGTGGTGGCCCTTCTCTTTGTCAATAGTCACAGCTTCGCCAATGCCGACACAGATCCATCTGACG CTTCAGCCCTGAGAGTAATGTATAGCTCCCTAAATTCACCGGCGCAGCTTACAAATTGGAACTCATCTGACGGTAGCGATCCTTGTGGAGAATTCTGGAAAGGCATTACTTGCTCCGGCAATAGAGTAACTGAAAT ACAGATATCCGGTCTAGGACTCTCTGGATCAATGGGATACCAATTAACTAGTCTTACATCTGTGACCAATTT TGACATAAGCAACAATAATCTGGGAAACCAGATACCTTATCAGCTTCCTCCAAATGTGCAGAGACT TAACCTTGCTGCTAATGGTTTTACTGGTGGCTTACCTTATTCGATTTCACAAATGACTTCCCTTCAATACTt AAATGTCAGTCAtaatcaaattcaaggagaactGAATGACATGTTTGGATCACTTTCTTCTCTCAACACGTT GGATATCTCTTTCAATTCAATGACCGGTAAACTTCCTCAAAGCTTCCAGTCACTGACTAGTATGAAGAAAAT ATACCTGCAGAACAACCAGTTTACAGGAAATATTGATGTCCTCGCCAATCTTCCTCTTGACAATCT GAGTCTTGAAAACAATCAGTTTACTGGCGCGATACCCGAGAAGTTAAAAGGGATATTGCA AAAATCTAATAGTAACACAGGAAGCTCAGGGCCAGCCCCTCCGCCTCCACCTGGCACAACCCCCCCGAATCACAAATCCGGAGGCAATGGCAGCCCTTCCAGTGGTGGAGGTAGCAGTGATAGAAATGAGAAATCTGGTATAGACAGTAGAGGCGTTGCAGGTATAGTCATATCAGTTTCAGCGGTCGGCGCAGTTGCAGTTTTCTTTATTATCAAGAAAAGACATAGAAAGTCGTCAACAGACATAGAAAAACTTGACGTTCAGCCATTCTCTCTTGATTCACAGGAAGGACAAG AGATGAAAATTAGCCAAAATTCCTCGACAACAAGCATGAAAGCTGTAGAAACTCCCAGTGCAATGACTCTAAGACCTCCACCAATCAATCATCATAAATCCTTTGATGGAGATACTATTTCAGAAAAACACATTGTTCCTCAGAATAAAACTCATACAGCTCAAATGAATGTTGTACAATATTCATTTGCAGACCTACAAATGGCTACTGATCGCTTCACTGATGAAAAACTTATTGGTGAGGGATTCATTGGGAGTGTTTATCGGGCTCACTTTGATAATGGCGAA GTTCTCACTGTCAAGAAAATTAATTCACCTGAGCCACGGAATCCTGAAGTTTTTCAAAATATGGTTTCTGACATATCCCGGCTGCATCATCCAAATGTGACTGAACTGGTTGGTTATTGTTCAGAACATGAGCAGCACCTGCTGATTTATGAATTCTACAGAAATGGTTCTCTGCACGATTTCCTGCATCGAATTGATGAAGAAGACAGCACACAACTAACATGGGATAGCAGACTCAAGATTGCACTTGGCACAGCAAGAGCACTAGA GTATCTACACGAAGTTTGTTCGCCATCTTTAGTTCATAAAAATATCAAATCTGAAAATATTTTACTTGATACTGACCTCAACCCTCATCTATCAGACAGTGGGTTAGCAAACCTTGTTGCTGATGTAGATCAG GGATTGAACCATAATACAGAGTCTGGATATGGTGCACCTGAGGCTGCTATATCTGGAAAGTGTACCGCGAAGAGTGATGTATACAGCTTTGGAGTGGTTATGTTAGAACTTTTTTCTGGACGAAAACCTTTTGATAG CTCAAGACCAAGATCTGAACAATCTTTAGTAAGATGGGCAACACCTCAGCTCCATGATATTGATGCACTGGAACAGATTGTCGATCCAGCGCTTGATGGACTCTATTCTGTTAAATCTCTGTCACGGTTTGCTGATGTTATTGCTCTCTGTGTCCAG CCCGAGCCTGAGTTCAGGCCACCTATGTCAGAAGTGGTTCAAGCATTGGTTCGGCTAGTGCAACGAGCAAACCTGAGCAAGAGGTTACACGGTATTGATCAGGACTGA
- the LOC107812548 gene encoding protein STRUBBELIG-RECEPTOR FAMILY 6-like isoform X3 — protein sequence MGYQLTSLTSVTNFDISNNNLGNQIPYQLPPNVQRLNLAANGFTGGLPYSISQMTSLQYLNVSHNQIQGELNDMFGSLSSLNTLDISFNSMTGKLPQSFQSLTSMKKIYLQNNQFTGNIDVLANLPLDNLSLENNQFTGAIPEKLKGILQKSNSNTGSSGPAPPPPPGTTPPNHKSGGNGSPSSGGGSSDRNEKSGIDSRGVAGIVISVSAVGAVAVFFIIKKRHRKSSTDIEKLDVQPFSLDSQEGQEMKISQNSSTTSMKAVETPSAMTLRPPPINHHKSFDGDTISEKHIVPQNKTHTAQMNVVQYSFADLQMATDRFTDEKLIGEGFIGSVYRAHFDNGEVLTVKKINSPEPRNPEVFQNMVSDISRLHHPNVTELVGYCSEHEQHLLIYEFYRNGSLHDFLHRIDEEDSTQLTWDSRLKIALGTARALEYLHEVCSPSLVHKNIKSENILLDTDLNPHLSDSGLANLVADVDQGLNHNTESGYGAPEAAISGKCTAKSDVYSFGVVMLELFSGRKPFDSSRPRSEQSLVRWATPQLHDIDALEQIVDPALDGLYSVKSLSRFADVIALCVQPEPEFRPPMSEVVQALVRLVQRANLSKRLHGIDQD from the exons ATGGGATACCAATTAACTAGTCTTACATCTGTGACCAATTT TGACATAAGCAACAATAATCTGGGAAACCAGATACCTTATCAGCTTCCTCCAAATGTGCAGAGACT TAACCTTGCTGCTAATGGTTTTACTGGTGGCTTACCTTATTCGATTTCACAAATGACTTCCCTTCAATACTt AAATGTCAGTCAtaatcaaattcaaggagaactGAATGACATGTTTGGATCACTTTCTTCTCTCAACACGTT GGATATCTCTTTCAATTCAATGACCGGTAAACTTCCTCAAAGCTTCCAGTCACTGACTAGTATGAAGAAAAT ATACCTGCAGAACAACCAGTTTACAGGAAATATTGATGTCCTCGCCAATCTTCCTCTTGACAATCT GAGTCTTGAAAACAATCAGTTTACTGGCGCGATACCCGAGAAGTTAAAAGGGATATTGCA AAAATCTAATAGTAACACAGGAAGCTCAGGGCCAGCCCCTCCGCCTCCACCTGGCACAACCCCCCCGAATCACAAATCCGGAGGCAATGGCAGCCCTTCCAGTGGTGGAGGTAGCAGTGATAGAAATGAGAAATCTGGTATAGACAGTAGAGGCGTTGCAGGTATAGTCATATCAGTTTCAGCGGTCGGCGCAGTTGCAGTTTTCTTTATTATCAAGAAAAGACATAGAAAGTCGTCAACAGACATAGAAAAACTTGACGTTCAGCCATTCTCTCTTGATTCACAGGAAGGACAAG AGATGAAAATTAGCCAAAATTCCTCGACAACAAGCATGAAAGCTGTAGAAACTCCCAGTGCAATGACTCTAAGACCTCCACCAATCAATCATCATAAATCCTTTGATGGAGATACTATTTCAGAAAAACACATTGTTCCTCAGAATAAAACTCATACAGCTCAAATGAATGTTGTACAATATTCATTTGCAGACCTACAAATGGCTACTGATCGCTTCACTGATGAAAAACTTATTGGTGAGGGATTCATTGGGAGTGTTTATCGGGCTCACTTTGATAATGGCGAA GTTCTCACTGTCAAGAAAATTAATTCACCTGAGCCACGGAATCCTGAAGTTTTTCAAAATATGGTTTCTGACATATCCCGGCTGCATCATCCAAATGTGACTGAACTGGTTGGTTATTGTTCAGAACATGAGCAGCACCTGCTGATTTATGAATTCTACAGAAATGGTTCTCTGCACGATTTCCTGCATCGAATTGATGAAGAAGACAGCACACAACTAACATGGGATAGCAGACTCAAGATTGCACTTGGCACAGCAAGAGCACTAGA GTATCTACACGAAGTTTGTTCGCCATCTTTAGTTCATAAAAATATCAAATCTGAAAATATTTTACTTGATACTGACCTCAACCCTCATCTATCAGACAGTGGGTTAGCAAACCTTGTTGCTGATGTAGATCAG GGATTGAACCATAATACAGAGTCTGGATATGGTGCACCTGAGGCTGCTATATCTGGAAAGTGTACCGCGAAGAGTGATGTATACAGCTTTGGAGTGGTTATGTTAGAACTTTTTTCTGGACGAAAACCTTTTGATAG CTCAAGACCAAGATCTGAACAATCTTTAGTAAGATGGGCAACACCTCAGCTCCATGATATTGATGCACTGGAACAGATTGTCGATCCAGCGCTTGATGGACTCTATTCTGTTAAATCTCTGTCACGGTTTGCTGATGTTATTGCTCTCTGTGTCCAG CCCGAGCCTGAGTTCAGGCCACCTATGTCAGAAGTGGTTCAAGCATTGGTTCGGCTAGTGCAACGAGCAAACCTGAGCAAGAGGTTACACGGTATTGATCAGGACTGA
- the LOC107812548 gene encoding protein STRUBBELIG-RECEPTOR FAMILY 6-like isoform X2 → MSLVVIQIMVVALLFVNSHSFANADTDPSDASALRVMYSSLNSPAQLTNWNSSDGSDPCGEFWKGITCSGNRVTEIQISGLGLSGSMGYQLTSLTSVTNFDISNNNLGNQIPYQLPPNVQRLNLAANGFTGGLPYSISQMTSLQYLNVSHNQIQGELNDMFGSLSSLNTLDISFNSMTGKLPQSFQSLTSMKKIYLQNNQFTGNIDVLANLPLDNLSLENNQFTGAIPEKLKGILHNTGSSGPAPPPPPGTTPPNHKSGGNGSPSSGGGSSDRNEKSGIDSRGVAGIVISVSAVGAVAVFFIIKKRHRKSSTDIEKLDVQPFSLDSQEGQEMKISQNSSTTSMKAVETPSAMTLRPPPINHHKSFDGDTISEKHIVPQNKTHTAQMNVVQYSFADLQMATDRFTDEKLIGEGFIGSVYRAHFDNGEVLTVKKINSPEPRNPEVFQNMVSDISRLHHPNVTELVGYCSEHEQHLLIYEFYRNGSLHDFLHRIDEEDSTQLTWDSRLKIALGTARALEYLHEVCSPSLVHKNIKSENILLDTDLNPHLSDSGLANLVADVDQGLNHNTESGYGAPEAAISGKCTAKSDVYSFGVVMLELFSGRKPFDSSRPRSEQSLVRWATPQLHDIDALEQIVDPALDGLYSVKSLSRFADVIALCVQPEPEFRPPMSEVVQALVRLVQRANLSKRLHGIDQD, encoded by the exons ATGAGCTTGGTGGTGATCCAAATAATGGTGGTGGCCCTTCTCTTTGTCAATAGTCACAGCTTCGCCAATGCCGACACAGATCCATCTGACG CTTCAGCCCTGAGAGTAATGTATAGCTCCCTAAATTCACCGGCGCAGCTTACAAATTGGAACTCATCTGACGGTAGCGATCCTTGTGGAGAATTCTGGAAAGGCATTACTTGCTCCGGCAATAGAGTAACTGAAAT ACAGATATCCGGTCTAGGACTCTCTGGATCAATGGGATACCAATTAACTAGTCTTACATCTGTGACCAATTT TGACATAAGCAACAATAATCTGGGAAACCAGATACCTTATCAGCTTCCTCCAAATGTGCAGAGACT TAACCTTGCTGCTAATGGTTTTACTGGTGGCTTACCTTATTCGATTTCACAAATGACTTCCCTTCAATACTt AAATGTCAGTCAtaatcaaattcaaggagaactGAATGACATGTTTGGATCACTTTCTTCTCTCAACACGTT GGATATCTCTTTCAATTCAATGACCGGTAAACTTCCTCAAAGCTTCCAGTCACTGACTAGTATGAAGAAAAT ATACCTGCAGAACAACCAGTTTACAGGAAATATTGATGTCCTCGCCAATCTTCCTCTTGACAATCT GAGTCTTGAAAACAATCAGTTTACTGGCGCGATACCCGAGAAGTTAAAAGGGATATTGCA TAACACAGGAAGCTCAGGGCCAGCCCCTCCGCCTCCACCTGGCACAACCCCCCCGAATCACAAATCCGGAGGCAATGGCAGCCCTTCCAGTGGTGGAGGTAGCAGTGATAGAAATGAGAAATCTGGTATAGACAGTAGAGGCGTTGCAGGTATAGTCATATCAGTTTCAGCGGTCGGCGCAGTTGCAGTTTTCTTTATTATCAAGAAAAGACATAGAAAGTCGTCAACAGACATAGAAAAACTTGACGTTCAGCCATTCTCTCTTGATTCACAGGAAGGACAAG AGATGAAAATTAGCCAAAATTCCTCGACAACAAGCATGAAAGCTGTAGAAACTCCCAGTGCAATGACTCTAAGACCTCCACCAATCAATCATCATAAATCCTTTGATGGAGATACTATTTCAGAAAAACACATTGTTCCTCAGAATAAAACTCATACAGCTCAAATGAATGTTGTACAATATTCATTTGCAGACCTACAAATGGCTACTGATCGCTTCACTGATGAAAAACTTATTGGTGAGGGATTCATTGGGAGTGTTTATCGGGCTCACTTTGATAATGGCGAA GTTCTCACTGTCAAGAAAATTAATTCACCTGAGCCACGGAATCCTGAAGTTTTTCAAAATATGGTTTCTGACATATCCCGGCTGCATCATCCAAATGTGACTGAACTGGTTGGTTATTGTTCAGAACATGAGCAGCACCTGCTGATTTATGAATTCTACAGAAATGGTTCTCTGCACGATTTCCTGCATCGAATTGATGAAGAAGACAGCACACAACTAACATGGGATAGCAGACTCAAGATTGCACTTGGCACAGCAAGAGCACTAGA GTATCTACACGAAGTTTGTTCGCCATCTTTAGTTCATAAAAATATCAAATCTGAAAATATTTTACTTGATACTGACCTCAACCCTCATCTATCAGACAGTGGGTTAGCAAACCTTGTTGCTGATGTAGATCAG GGATTGAACCATAATACAGAGTCTGGATATGGTGCACCTGAGGCTGCTATATCTGGAAAGTGTACCGCGAAGAGTGATGTATACAGCTTTGGAGTGGTTATGTTAGAACTTTTTTCTGGACGAAAACCTTTTGATAG CTCAAGACCAAGATCTGAACAATCTTTAGTAAGATGGGCAACACCTCAGCTCCATGATATTGATGCACTGGAACAGATTGTCGATCCAGCGCTTGATGGACTCTATTCTGTTAAATCTCTGTCACGGTTTGCTGATGTTATTGCTCTCTGTGTCCAG CCCGAGCCTGAGTTCAGGCCACCTATGTCAGAAGTGGTTCAAGCATTGGTTCGGCTAGTGCAACGAGCAAACCTGAGCAAGAGGTTACACGGTATTGATCAGGACTGA